In Colias croceus chromosome 8, ilColCroc2.1, a genomic segment contains:
- the LOC123694088 gene encoding histidine-rich glycoprotein-like, whose protein sequence is MKLIIALGLLCLVAVYAREIGDDGKDLVAAASGKGHHHEEGGGKEHHGHHHHEHGEKGHKGHKGHHHHHKGEHGDHGKHHHAGHHHEHGGDHKKHWDEHDHHGHHHEHGHHHKGGKHGHKKHHDKGEETDGYHKKYHKDTFHKDHHFYDDHHDEGKHHKHGHHHGHHDKHGGHHKKGGHHDSGHHEHHHGKHGHHDKHHHDEDHHGHKGHHGHEEHHHDHHDHGKKGGHKDHKEWGFHHGKH, encoded by the coding sequence ATGAAGCTGATCATAGCACTTGGCTTGCTCTGCCTTGTGGCAGTGTATGCAAGGGAGATAGGTGATGATGGCAAAGATCTCGTAGCAGCTGCGAGTGGTAAAGGTCATCACCACGAAGAAGGAGGTGGCAAGGAACACCACGGTCATCACCACCATGAACATGGCGAGAAGGGACACAAGGGACACAAAGGACATCACCACCACCACAAGGGCGAACACGGTGATCACGGGAAACATCACCATGCCGGCCATCATCACGAACATGGCGGTGATCACAAGAAGCACTGGGATGAACACGACCATCACGGTCATCATCATGAACATGGCCATCACCACAAGGGAGGCAAGCACGGCCACAAGAAGCACCATGATAAGGGAGAAGAGACCGACGGCTACCACAAGAAGTACCACAAGGACACCTTCCACAAGGACCATCACTTCTACGATGACCACCACGACGAAGGCAAGCACCACAAGCACGGTCATCACCACGGACACCACGACAAGCACGGAGGACATCACAAGAAGGGCGGTCATCATGACAGCGGTCACCATGAGCATCATCATGGCAAGCACGGTCACCATGATAAGCATCATCATGACGAGGACCATCACGGTCACAAGGGCCACCACGGTCATGAGGAACATCACCACGATCACCATGATCATGGCAAGAAGGGAGGCCACAAGGATCATAAGGAATGGGGCTTCCATCATGGAAAGCACTGA